One Photobacterium sp. TY1-4 genomic window carries:
- a CDS encoding LbtU family siderophore porin, with translation MKVSITATLVAACMFTSLYANAAELSPTELERRINDLEQQLESQEHDGYGSAQENSWAQQISIGGTLELEASFHHPYIGDASTDLVLATAELGIAADINDWVNGEIIFLYEEDDTPLEVDVATLYLSPPDAPWYLIAGQFYLPFGVYDTQMISGTLTSDVGETRETAFLAGIAQNNYYASVFLFNGSNKKEGKEHLNNWGVQLGLNMETADITFNSELSYINDIGDSDNLQDVLSSQNVNDYTDGWNWFGKAESGAWTLIGEYTATLSGFESNVLTFNFDGAKPSAWNLELGYHFYLNQFETTASFGYQGTQESLPLELPEQRLLAALSVNVLDNTAISLEWARDQDYEIAEGGTGESADTVTLQLAAEF, from the coding sequence ATGAAAGTGTCTATCACTGCCACACTCGTGGCGGCTTGTATGTTTACCAGTCTTTACGCAAATGCCGCTGAACTGAGTCCTACAGAACTTGAGCGCCGCATTAACGATCTGGAGCAGCAACTCGAGTCACAGGAACACGATGGCTATGGCTCCGCTCAAGAGAACAGCTGGGCGCAACAGATCAGTATCGGCGGAACACTGGAATTAGAAGCCAGTTTCCATCACCCTTACATCGGTGATGCGTCCACCGATCTGGTCCTCGCCACCGCAGAGCTGGGAATTGCTGCCGATATCAATGACTGGGTCAATGGTGAAATCATTTTCCTGTACGAGGAAGATGACACGCCGCTGGAAGTCGATGTCGCCACCCTGTATCTTTCACCGCCAGACGCCCCCTGGTATCTCATCGCAGGGCAGTTCTACCTGCCGTTTGGCGTCTATGACACCCAGATGATCTCCGGTACCCTGACTTCAGATGTTGGCGAAACCCGGGAAACCGCCTTCTTGGCTGGCATCGCCCAAAATAACTATTATGCCAGTGTATTTTTATTCAATGGCAGTAATAAAAAAGAAGGGAAAGAGCACCTGAATAACTGGGGTGTCCAACTGGGCTTAAACATGGAAACAGCCGACATTACATTCAATAGTGAGTTAAGTTACATCAACGACATTGGTGATTCGGATAATTTACAGGATGTCCTGAGCAGCCAGAACGTAAATGACTATACCGACGGCTGGAACTGGTTTGGCAAGGCTGAATCGGGCGCATGGACTTTGATTGGGGAATACACCGCAACACTGAGCGGATTTGAATCCAATGTGTTGACGTTTAATTTTGATGGCGCCAAACCCAGCGCCTGGAACCTGGAGCTGGGATATCATTTTTACCTCAACCAGTTTGAAACAACAGCTTCCTTTGGCTACCAGGGCACCCAAGAGTCGCTGCCTCTTGAACTCCCGGAACAGCGGCTGCTGGCAGCACTCTCTGTGAATGTCCTGGATAACACGGCTATATCCTTGGAGTGGGCCCGGGATCAAGACTATGAAATTGCCGAAGGCGGCACTGGTGAATCCGCGGATACGGTCACACTCCAGCTTGCGGCCGAATTTTAG
- a CDS encoding ArsR/SmtB family transcription factor: MGCITGLANIEIDEHKEQALAAAAKALAHPARVRILRILTRQQGCLNSDLVGELGLAQSTVSEHLRILKTAGFVTADVQPPRTCFTVNQQQLEEFRALLSYL, from the coding sequence ATGGGATGCATCACCGGATTAGCGAACATTGAGATTGATGAGCATAAAGAACAGGCGCTGGCAGCGGCGGCCAAGGCACTTGCTCATCCGGCACGGGTTCGAATTTTACGGATCCTGACCCGTCAGCAGGGCTGTCTGAACAGCGATTTAGTGGGGGAGTTGGGGCTGGCGCAGTCGACAGTCTCTGAGCATTTGCGGATCCTGAAAACAGCCGGGTTTGTGACGGCAGATGTACAGCCGCCACGGACTTGTTTTACCGTCAACCAGCAGCAGCTGGAAGAGTTTCGGGCGTTGTTATCTTATTTATAA
- a CDS encoding DUF4136 domain-containing protein gives MIPLLRLLFLTVVLAGCSAPVTTDYDAQINYTQFKTYQFAPGQSHSALSLDDSRVEEAISVQLHSKGLNPGENADLTVKHYIQQQSDFQSYGTSVGFGYGYRHVGVAYSTPVRYREYTYGKLIVELIDNQSNKVVWRAVSQRKLTESMTPSSREAFIDEQVFEMFKNYPPS, from the coding sequence ATGATCCCGCTCCTTCGTCTGCTGTTCCTGACTGTTGTGTTAGCCGGCTGTAGCGCACCGGTGACGACGGACTACGACGCCCAAATCAATTACACCCAGTTTAAAACCTATCAATTTGCACCGGGACAAAGTCACTCGGCATTAAGCCTGGACGATTCCCGGGTTGAAGAAGCTATTTCCGTTCAACTACACAGTAAAGGACTCAACCCGGGTGAAAATGCCGATCTCACCGTGAAGCACTACATTCAGCAACAGTCTGATTTTCAATCTTACGGGACTTCCGTCGGGTTTGGATACGGCTACCGGCATGTGGGGGTCGCGTACAGCACTCCGGTACGCTACCGCGAGTATACCTACGGGAAATTAATTGTTGAGCTGATCGACAACCAAAGCAATAAAGTGGTCTGGCGCGCCGTCTCGCAACGCAAGCTCACCGAAAGTATGACCCCGTCATCGCGGGAAGCCTTTATTGATGAGCAAGTGTTTGAAATGTTCAAAAACTATCCACCGAGCTGA
- the arsB gene encoding ACR3 family arsenite efflux transporter translates to MGIFERFLSVWVGLGMIAGLAGGSVLPELFTFLGELQYAQINLVIAVLIWLMIYPMMMQIDFQAVADIRRRPKGLVITLVVNWLIKPFTMALLAMVFMRHVFGDWISASLAEEYIAGMILLGVAPCTAMVFVWSQLTKGDANYTLAQVAVNDLIMVVAFAPIAAFLLGVTEVTVPWDTLLLSVSMFVVVPLVAGVLTRRMVRSAEQLDKISATMKPLSVFGLVGTVILLFGFQAQTILDNPVDIVLIAIPLLIQTYVIFAIAYFWMKKWQQPHCVAAPGSMIGASNFFELAVAVAISLFGVHSGAALATVVGVLVEVPVMLSLVAYANRTKLQFGVNAS, encoded by the coding sequence ATGGGTATTTTTGAGCGCTTTTTGAGTGTTTGGGTCGGGCTGGGGATGATTGCCGGCTTGGCTGGGGGATCGGTGCTGCCTGAGTTGTTTACATTTCTCGGTGAGCTGCAATACGCGCAGATCAATCTGGTGATTGCGGTGCTGATCTGGTTGATGATTTATCCGATGATGATGCAGATCGACTTTCAAGCGGTCGCGGATATTCGCCGGCGCCCCAAAGGGCTGGTGATCACCCTGGTGGTGAACTGGCTGATTAAGCCATTTACCATGGCCTTGCTGGCAATGGTGTTTATGCGTCATGTGTTTGGTGACTGGATTTCGGCCTCCTTAGCGGAAGAGTACATTGCCGGGATGATCCTGCTGGGTGTGGCACCCTGTACGGCGATGGTGTTTGTCTGGAGTCAGTTGACTAAAGGGGATGCCAATTACACGCTGGCTCAGGTGGCGGTGAATGACTTAATTATGGTGGTGGCATTTGCGCCAATCGCGGCGTTTCTGCTGGGAGTGACGGAAGTGACCGTCCCATGGGATACGCTGCTGCTGTCCGTGAGTATGTTTGTGGTGGTCCCGCTGGTGGCGGGCGTGCTGACGCGTCGGATGGTCCGCAGTGCCGAGCAACTGGACAAGATCTCAGCAACCATGAAGCCGCTATCGGTTTTCGGCCTGGTGGGTACTGTGATTTTGCTGTTTGGCTTTCAGGCGCAGACGATTCTGGACAATCCGGTCGATATCGTGCTGATTGCGATCCCGCTGTTGATCCAAACTTATGTGATCTTTGCGATTGCCTATTTCTGGATGAAAAAATGGCAACAGCCTCATTGTGTGGCAGCGCCGGGAAGTATGATTGGCGCGTCAAACTTCTTCGAACTGGCGGTTGCCGTCGCAATTAGTTTGTTCGGCGTTCACTCGGGGGCGGCGCTAGCCACGGTCGTCGGGGTATTGGTGGAAGTGCCGGTGATGTTGTCGCTGGTAGCTTATGCAAACCGAACCAAGCTGCAATTTGGTGTCAACGCGTCATAA
- the aroG gene encoding 3-deoxy-7-phosphoheptulonate synthase AroG, translating to MHKTDDVRIREIKELLPPVAILEKYPATEVASETVFQARQAIHNILNDEDDRLLVIVGPCSIHDPKAALEYGERLKALREELKGELEVVMRVYFEKPRTTVGWKGLINDPYMDGSFQLNDGLRIGRKLLLDLTDMGVPTAGEFLDMITPQYMGDLISWGAIGARTTESQVHRELASGLSCPVGFKNGTDGNIKIATDAIGSASAPHHFLSVTKYGHSAIVSTAGNEDCHIILRGGKAPNYSAEHVTAITDQLEKAGLRQKVMIDFSHANSLKQFQRQMLVAEDVGEQIAGGNQAIFGVMIESHLVEGRQDIVDGQTATYGQSITDACIGWEDTAKVLRQLAADVAKRRTAQ from the coding sequence ATGCATAAAACTGATGACGTACGCATTCGCGAAATTAAAGAATTGTTGCCCCCTGTCGCGATACTGGAAAAGTATCCGGCAACCGAAGTCGCTTCTGAAACCGTGTTTCAGGCCAGACAGGCGATTCACAACATTCTGAATGATGAAGATGATCGCCTGCTTGTCATCGTCGGCCCTTGCTCGATCCATGATCCGAAAGCGGCACTGGAATACGGTGAGCGCTTGAAAGCGCTGCGTGAAGAGTTGAAGGGCGAGCTTGAAGTGGTTATGCGGGTTTACTTTGAAAAACCACGCACGACCGTGGGCTGGAAAGGCCTGATTAACGACCCGTACATGGACGGCAGCTTTCAGCTCAATGACGGGTTGCGGATCGGCCGCAAGCTGTTGCTGGATCTGACCGACATGGGCGTGCCGACGGCAGGTGAGTTTCTCGATATGATCACCCCGCAATATATGGGCGATCTGATCAGCTGGGGTGCGATTGGGGCCCGGACCACGGAATCTCAGGTTCACCGTGAACTGGCCTCCGGCTTGTCTTGTCCGGTTGGGTTTAAAAATGGGACCGACGGTAACATTAAGATCGCGACTGATGCGATTGGCTCCGCCAGTGCACCGCACCACTTTTTGTCTGTCACCAAGTACGGGCACTCGGCCATTGTCTCGACGGCCGGAAATGAAGATTGCCATATCATTCTGCGTGGCGGGAAAGCGCCGAACTACAGTGCTGAACACGTTACGGCCATCACCGATCAGCTTGAAAAAGCCGGGCTGCGCCAGAAAGTGATGATTGATTTCAGCCATGCCAACAGCCTGAAGCAGTTCCAGCGCCAGATGCTGGTGGCTGAAGATGTCGGTGAGCAAATTGCCGGCGGGAATCAGGCGATCTTTGGGGTCATGATTGAAAGTCATCTGGTTGAAGGGCGACAGGACATTGTGGATGGCCAAACCGCGACCTATGGCCAGAGTATCACTGATGCCTGCATCGGCTGGGAAGATACCGCCAAAGTCTTGCGCCAACTGGCTGCTGATGTGGCGAAGCGCCGCACAGCTCAGTAA
- a CDS encoding DUF2391 family protein, which yields MKFSFNLEDASQVFVGAFALAVPISFSEEAWRLGETLPMQNLLMVFILSVFFLGFFAYESVFQADIRRRLPVFVFRIVVAYLITAFVVCLVLLALDKLPLLSEPLLSFKRIVLITMPASMGAIVVDSFDKE from the coding sequence ATGAAGTTCAGTTTCAACCTGGAGGATGCAAGCCAGGTCTTTGTCGGGGCGTTTGCTTTGGCGGTTCCTATTTCTTTCTCGGAAGAAGCCTGGCGTTTGGGAGAAACATTACCGATGCAGAATTTGCTGATGGTGTTTATTCTGTCTGTTTTCTTTCTGGGGTTCTTTGCTTACGAGAGCGTGTTTCAAGCCGATATTCGTCGACGTCTGCCGGTTTTTGTCTTCCGAATTGTCGTGGCCTACCTGATCACCGCTTTCGTTGTCTGCCTGGTACTCCTGGCACTCGATAAATTGCCCTTGTTGTCAGAGCCGTTGCTTTCATTCAAGCGGATTGTCCTGATCACCATGCCTGCTTCTATGGGCGCAATCGTGGTGGACAGTTTTGATAAAGAGTAA
- a CDS encoding crotonase/enoyl-CoA hydratase family protein, with translation MAWTRIAVTEAQGIVTVALNRPDKLNALDMAMFHELDTVSSQLRKRRDIRAVILTGSGGTFSSGLDINSVATSPKKALRLLTKILPGNANLVQRVSRNWRRIPVPVIAVLEGRCFGGGLQIALGADFRIATPACELSIMEVRWGLVPDMAGLLSLREVVSKDVAMKLTMTGEIVCGQTAQQLGLVTEVSEQPMATAQAFCQQLQQASPDALAAIKRTTNRYWLAGERRLLAGETFSQIRLLLGRNFRIAGKRQRTRQDEQYRPRQLFW, from the coding sequence ATGGCATGGACCAGAATTGCGGTGACGGAAGCACAAGGGATTGTTACCGTCGCTTTGAATCGACCGGACAAACTGAATGCGCTGGATATGGCGATGTTTCATGAGTTGGATACTGTCAGTTCACAACTTCGAAAACGGCGGGATATCCGGGCAGTGATCCTGACGGGTAGCGGCGGTACGTTCAGCAGTGGCTTAGATATCAACAGCGTGGCCACCTCTCCGAAAAAAGCGTTGCGGTTACTGACTAAAATTCTGCCGGGGAATGCAAATCTGGTACAACGGGTCTCGCGCAACTGGCGACGGATCCCGGTGCCGGTGATTGCTGTCTTGGAAGGGCGGTGTTTCGGCGGCGGGTTACAAATTGCGCTCGGTGCTGATTTTAGGATTGCCACCCCTGCGTGTGAGCTCTCCATTATGGAGGTCCGCTGGGGGTTGGTGCCGGATATGGCGGGCCTGTTGTCACTCCGCGAAGTGGTGTCGAAAGATGTGGCGATGAAGCTGACCATGACCGGCGAGATTGTGTGCGGACAAACGGCGCAGCAGCTGGGGCTGGTGACAGAGGTCAGCGAGCAGCCGATGGCAACCGCTCAGGCATTCTGTCAGCAACTTCAGCAAGCGTCACCCGACGCGCTGGCCGCGATTAAGCGGACGACCAACCGGTATTGGCTGGCGGGTGAACGTCGGTTGCTGGCGGGTGAAACCTTCAGCCAGATCCGGCTATTGCTGGGCCGAAATTTCCGAATTGCCGGTAAACGGCAGCGCACCCGACAGGATGAACAATACCGCCCGCGTCAATTGTTCTGGTGA